A portion of the Equus quagga isolate Etosha38 chromosome 17, UCLA_HA_Equagga_1.0, whole genome shotgun sequence genome contains these proteins:
- the DGKZ gene encoding diacylglycerol kinase zeta isoform X4, with product METFFRRHFQRKVPGPGEGQRRPGGVGLPTGKARRRSPAGQASSSLAQRRRSSGQLQGCLPVCGVGAQGTRRRRSSTAPPSCNPRFLVDEVPTAQPATGGARLLGAPLLLAGLVGMNEEEEGERVQKDMTVAALSATQPGAESPGCPPPQAARALLPVPRCLRRRRTSSHLLPADVVYDCARWGLHGYYSCLSQQRPGGQHPGPMMPARVRPLSRRRQVALRRKSAGPQAWSALLAKAITKSGLQHLAPPPPTPGAPCSEPERQIRSTVDWSESATYGEHIWFETNVSGDFCYVGEQYCVAKMLQKSVSRRKCAACKIVVHTPCIAQLEKINFRCKPSFRESGSRNIREPTFVRHHWVHRRRQDGKCRHCGKGFQQKFTFHSKEIVAISCSWCKQAYHSKVSCFMLQQIEEPCSLGVHAAVVIPPTWILRARRPQNTLKASKKKKRASFKRKSSKKGPEEGRWRPFIIRPTPSPLMKPLLVFVNPKSGGNQGAKIIQSFLWYLNPRQVFDLSQGGPKEALEMYRKVHNLRILACGGDGTVGWILSTLDQLRLKPPPPVAILPLGTGNDLARTLNWGGGYTDEPVSKILSHVEEGNVVQLDRWDLRAEPNPEAGPEERDDGATDRLPLDVFNNYFSLGFDAHVTLEFHESREANPEKFNSRFRNKMFYAGTAFSDFLMGSSKDLAKHIRVVCDGTDLTPKIQDLKPQCIVFLNIPRYCAGTMPWGHPGEHHDFEPQRHDDGYLEVIGFTMTSLAALQVGGHGERLTQCREVVLTTSKAIPVQVDGEPCKLAASRIRIALRNQATMVQKAKRRSAAPLHSDQQPVPEQLRIQVSRVSMHDYEALHYDKEQLKEASVPLGTVVVPGDSDLELCRAHIERLQQEPEGAGAGSPTCQKLSPKWCFLDATTASRFYRIDRAQEHLNYVTEIAQDEIYILDPELLGASARPDLPTPTSPLPTSPCSPTPRSLSGDAAAPKGEELIEATKRNDFCKLQELHRAGGDLMHRDERSRTLLHHAVSTGSKDVVRYLLDHAPPEILDAVEENGETCLHQAAALGQRTICHYIVEAGASLMKTDQQGDTPRQRAEKAQDTELAAYLENRQHYQMIQREDQETAV from the exons ATGGAGACCTTCTTTAGGAGACACTTCCAGCGGaaggtgccaggccctggagaggGGCAGCGGCGGCCCGGTGGTGTGGGGCTGCCCACGGGCAAGGCCCGACGCCGCTCCCCTGCCGGCCAGGCCTCATCCTCCCTGGCACAGCGGCGCCGCTCCAGCGGCCAGCTCCAGGGCTGCCTCCCGGTCTGCggggtgggggcccagggcaCCCGCCGCCGGCGCTCCAGCACCGCACCCCCCTCCTGCAACCCCCGCTTCCTCGTGGACGAGGTGCCCACCGCACAGCCTGCCACTGGTGGGGCCCGGCTTCTGGGCGCACCCCTGCTGTTGGCCGGGCTTGTGGGCatgaatgaggaggaggagggggagagggtcCAGAAGGACATGACAGTTGCGGCATTGAGTGCCACCCAGCCAGGTGCCGAGAGCCCAGGGTGCCCCCCGCCCCAGGCCGCCCGGGCCCTGCTGCCTGTGCCACGGTGCCTGCGCCGGCGCCGCAcctcctcccacctgctcccTGCGGACGTGGTGTACGACTGTGCCCGCTGGGGCCTGCACGGTTACTACAGCTGCCTCAGCCAGCAGCGGCCCGGGGGCCAGCACCCTGGCCCCATGATGCCCGCCCGTGTGCGCCCGCTCTCCCGCAGGCGCCAGGTAGCCCTACGGCGCAAGTCAGCCGGACCCCAGGCCTGGAGCGCCCTGCTTGC GAAAGCCATCACCAAGTCGGGCCTTCAGCACCTGgccccccctcctcccactcccggGGCCCCGTGCAGCGAGCCAGAGCGGCAGATCCGGAGCACTGTGGACTGGAGC GAGTCGGCGACATATGGGGAGCACATCTGGTTCGAGACCAACGTGTCGGGGGACTTCTGCTATGTTGGGGAGCAGTACTGTGTAGCTAAGATGCTG CAGAAATCGGTGTCCCGGAGAAAGTGTGCAGCCTGCAAGATCGTGGTGCACACCCCCTGCATCGCTCAGCTGGAGAAG ATCAACTTCCGCTGTAAGCCGTCCTTCCGTGAGTCGGGCTCCAGGAACATCCGTGAG CCAACCTTTGTGCGGCACCACTGGGTACACAGGCGGCGCCAGGATGGCAAGTGTCGGCACTGTGGGAAG GGCTTCCAGCAGAAGTTCACCTTCCACAGCAAGGAGATTGTGGCCATCAGTTGCTCCTGGTGCAAGCAAGCC TACCACAGCAAGGTATCCTGCTTCATGCTGCAGCAGATTGAGGAGCCGTGCTCCCTGGGGGTACACGCTGCCGTGGTCATCCCACCCACCTGGATCCTCCGGGCCCGCAGGCCCCAG AATACCCTCAAGgcaagcaagaagaaaaagagagcatcCTTCAAGAGGAAATCCAGCAAGAAAGGGCCCGAG GAGGGCCGCTGGAGACCCTTCATCATCAGGCCCACCCCGTCCCCCCTCATGAAGCCCCTGCTGGTGTTTGTGAACCCCAAGAGTGGGGGCAACCAG GGCGCCAAGATCATCCAGTCCTTCCTCTGGTATCTCAATCCCCGCCAAGTCTTTGACCTGAGCCAGGGAGGGCCCAAGGAGGC GCTGGAGATGTACCGCAAGGTGCACAACCTGCGGATCCTGGCGTGCGGGGGCGACGGCACG GTCGGCTGGATCCTCTCCACTCTGGACCAGCTCCGCCTAAAGCCGCCGCCGCCTGTCGCCATCCTGCCTCTGGGCACTGGCAACGACCTGGCCCGCACCCTCAACTGGGGTGGG GGCTACACAGATGAGCCCGTGTCCAAGATCCTCTCCCACGTAGAGGAGGGGAACGTGGTGCAGCTGGACCGCTGGGACCTCCGCGCTGAGCCCAACCCCGAGGCGGGGCCTGAGGAGCGTGACGACGGTGCCACCGACCGG CTGCCCCTGGATGTCTTCAACAACTACTTCAGCCTGGGCTTTGATGCCCACGTCACCCTGGAGTTTCATGAGTCTCGAG AGGCCAACCCAGAGAAATTCAACAGCCGCTTTCGGAACAAGATGTTTTATGCCGGG ACAGCTTTCTCCGACTTCCTGATGGGCAGCTCCAAGGACTTAGCCAAGCACATCCGGGTGGTG tgTGATGGAACTGACCTGACGCCCAAGATCCAGGACCTGAAACCCCAGTGCATCGTTTTCCTCAACATCCCCAG GTACTGCGCGGGCACCATGCCCTGGGGCCACCCTGGGGAGCACCACGACTTCGAGCCCCAGCGGCACGATGATGGCTACCTCGAAGTCATCGGCTTCACCATGACATCCCTG GCAGCGCTGCAGGTTGGTGGGCATGGCGAGCGGCTGACGCAGTGCCGTGAGGTGGTGCTCACCACGTCCAAGGCTATCCCAGTGCAGGTGGACGGCGAGCCCTGCAAGCTCGCGGCCTCCCGCATTCGCATCGCCCTGCGCAACCAGGCCACCATGGTGCAGAAGGCCAAGCGGCGGAGCGCCGCCCCCCTGCACAGCGA TCAGCAGCCGGTGCCGGAGCAGCTGCGGATCCAGGTGAGCAGAGTCAGCATGCACGACTACGAGGCCCTGCATTACGACAAGGAGCAGCTCAAGGAGGCCT CGGTGCCCCTGGGCACTGTGGTGGTCCCAGGAGACAGCGACCTCGAGCTCTGCCGGGCGCACATCGAGAGGCTCCAGCAG GAGCCCGAAGGTGCTGGAGCTGGGTCCCCAACGTGCCAGAAACTTTCCCCCAAGTGGTGCTTCCTCGATG CCACCACTGCCAGCCGCTTCTACAGGATCGACCGGGCCCAG GAACACCTCAACTATGTGACTGAGATCGCACAGGACGAGATTTATATCCTGGACCCAGAGCTGCTGGGGGCATCAGCCCGGCCGGACCTCCCAACCCCGacgtcccctctccccacctccccctgctCACCCACGCCCCG GTCACTGTCAGGGGATGCTGCAGCTCCTAAAG GTGAAGAGCTGATCGAGGCCACCAAGAGGAACGACTTCTGTAAG ctccAGGAGCTGCACCGAGCCGGGGGCGACCTCATGCACCGGGACGAACGGAGCCGCACGCTCCTGCACCACGCCGTCAGCACCGGCAGCAAGGACGTGGTCCGCTACCTGCTGGACCACG cccctccagaaATCCTTGACGCCGTGGAGGAAAA CGGGGAGACGTGTCTGCACCAGGCGGCAGCCCTGGGCCAGCGCACCATCTGCCACTACATCGTTGAGGCAGGGGCCTCTCTCATGAAGACAGACCAGCAG ggcgACACTCCCAGGCAGCGGGCTGAGAAGGCTCAGGACACCGAGCTGGCCGCCTACCTGGAGAACCGGCAGCACTACCAGATGATCCAGCGGGAGGACCAGGAGACGGCTGTGTAG
- the DGKZ gene encoding diacylglycerol kinase zeta isoform X6 produces MAEGLGGGGPRGDGAGGGRAAEEEVVRRRCRRGEEPAVPPPWPEGPRGMAAGPPVEERFRQMHLRKQVSYRKAITKSGLQHLAPPPPTPGAPCSEPERQIRSTVDWSESATYGEHIWFETNVSGDFCYVGEQYCVAKMLQKSVSRRKCAACKIVVHTPCIAQLEKINFRCKPSFRESGSRNIREPTFVRHHWVHRRRQDGKCRHCGKGFQQKFTFHSKEIVAISCSWCKQAYHSKVSCFMLQQIEEPCSLGVHAAVVIPPTWILRARRPQNTLKASKKKKRASFKRKSSKKGPEEGRWRPFIIRPTPSPLMKPLLVFVNPKSGGNQGAKIIQSFLWYLNPRQVFDLSQGGPKEALEMYRKVHNLRILACGGDGTVGWILSTLDQLRLKPPPPVAILPLGTGNDLARTLNWGGGYTDEPVSKILSHVEEGNVVQLDRWDLRAEPNPEAGPEERDDGATDRLPLDVFNNYFSLGFDAHVTLEFHESREANPEKFNSRFRNKMFYAGTAFSDFLMGSSKDLAKHIRVVCDGTDLTPKIQDLKPQCIVFLNIPRYCAGTMPWGHPGEHHDFEPQRHDDGYLEVIGFTMTSLAALQVGGHGERLTQCREVVLTTSKAIPVQVDGEPCKLAASRIRIALRNQATMVQKAKRRSAAPLHSDQQPVPEQLRIQVSRVSMHDYEALHYDKEQLKEASVPLGTVVVPGDSDLELCRAHIERLQQVRGAGSLPWAAPAARGLLSASPGLCFSQQEPEGAGAGSPTCQKLSPKWCFLDATTASRFYRIDRAQEHLNYVTEIAQDEIYILDPELLGASARPDLPTPTSPLPTSPCSPTPRSLSGDAAAPKGEELIEATKRNDFCKLQELHRAGGDLMHRDERSRTLLHHAVSTGSKDVVRYLLDHAPPEILDAVEENGETCLHQAAALGQRTICHYIVEAGASLMKTDQQGDTPRQRAEKAQDTELAAYLENRQHYQMIQREDQETAV; encoded by the exons GAAAGCCATCACCAAGTCGGGCCTTCAGCACCTGgccccccctcctcccactcccggGGCCCCGTGCAGCGAGCCAGAGCGGCAGATCCGGAGCACTGTGGACTGGAGC GAGTCGGCGACATATGGGGAGCACATCTGGTTCGAGACCAACGTGTCGGGGGACTTCTGCTATGTTGGGGAGCAGTACTGTGTAGCTAAGATGCTG CAGAAATCGGTGTCCCGGAGAAAGTGTGCAGCCTGCAAGATCGTGGTGCACACCCCCTGCATCGCTCAGCTGGAGAAG ATCAACTTCCGCTGTAAGCCGTCCTTCCGTGAGTCGGGCTCCAGGAACATCCGTGAG CCAACCTTTGTGCGGCACCACTGGGTACACAGGCGGCGCCAGGATGGCAAGTGTCGGCACTGTGGGAAG GGCTTCCAGCAGAAGTTCACCTTCCACAGCAAGGAGATTGTGGCCATCAGTTGCTCCTGGTGCAAGCAAGCC TACCACAGCAAGGTATCCTGCTTCATGCTGCAGCAGATTGAGGAGCCGTGCTCCCTGGGGGTACACGCTGCCGTGGTCATCCCACCCACCTGGATCCTCCGGGCCCGCAGGCCCCAG AATACCCTCAAGgcaagcaagaagaaaaagagagcatcCTTCAAGAGGAAATCCAGCAAGAAAGGGCCCGAG GAGGGCCGCTGGAGACCCTTCATCATCAGGCCCACCCCGTCCCCCCTCATGAAGCCCCTGCTGGTGTTTGTGAACCCCAAGAGTGGGGGCAACCAG GGCGCCAAGATCATCCAGTCCTTCCTCTGGTATCTCAATCCCCGCCAAGTCTTTGACCTGAGCCAGGGAGGGCCCAAGGAGGC GCTGGAGATGTACCGCAAGGTGCACAACCTGCGGATCCTGGCGTGCGGGGGCGACGGCACG GTCGGCTGGATCCTCTCCACTCTGGACCAGCTCCGCCTAAAGCCGCCGCCGCCTGTCGCCATCCTGCCTCTGGGCACTGGCAACGACCTGGCCCGCACCCTCAACTGGGGTGGG GGCTACACAGATGAGCCCGTGTCCAAGATCCTCTCCCACGTAGAGGAGGGGAACGTGGTGCAGCTGGACCGCTGGGACCTCCGCGCTGAGCCCAACCCCGAGGCGGGGCCTGAGGAGCGTGACGACGGTGCCACCGACCGG CTGCCCCTGGATGTCTTCAACAACTACTTCAGCCTGGGCTTTGATGCCCACGTCACCCTGGAGTTTCATGAGTCTCGAG AGGCCAACCCAGAGAAATTCAACAGCCGCTTTCGGAACAAGATGTTTTATGCCGGG ACAGCTTTCTCCGACTTCCTGATGGGCAGCTCCAAGGACTTAGCCAAGCACATCCGGGTGGTG tgTGATGGAACTGACCTGACGCCCAAGATCCAGGACCTGAAACCCCAGTGCATCGTTTTCCTCAACATCCCCAG GTACTGCGCGGGCACCATGCCCTGGGGCCACCCTGGGGAGCACCACGACTTCGAGCCCCAGCGGCACGATGATGGCTACCTCGAAGTCATCGGCTTCACCATGACATCCCTG GCAGCGCTGCAGGTTGGTGGGCATGGCGAGCGGCTGACGCAGTGCCGTGAGGTGGTGCTCACCACGTCCAAGGCTATCCCAGTGCAGGTGGACGGCGAGCCCTGCAAGCTCGCGGCCTCCCGCATTCGCATCGCCCTGCGCAACCAGGCCACCATGGTGCAGAAGGCCAAGCGGCGGAGCGCCGCCCCCCTGCACAGCGA TCAGCAGCCGGTGCCGGAGCAGCTGCGGATCCAGGTGAGCAGAGTCAGCATGCACGACTACGAGGCCCTGCATTACGACAAGGAGCAGCTCAAGGAGGCCT CGGTGCCCCTGGGCACTGTGGTGGTCCCAGGAGACAGCGACCTCGAGCTCTGCCGGGCGCACATCGAGAGGCTCCAGCAGGTGAGGGGGGCCGGGAGCCTGCCCTGGGCCGCCCCAGCTGCTCGAGGGCTGCTCTCTGCCAGCCCCGGCCTGTGCTTCTCTCAACAGGAGCCCGAAGGTGCTGGAGCTGGGTCCCCAACGTGCCAGAAACTTTCCCCCAAGTGGTGCTTCCTCGATG CCACCACTGCCAGCCGCTTCTACAGGATCGACCGGGCCCAG GAACACCTCAACTATGTGACTGAGATCGCACAGGACGAGATTTATATCCTGGACCCAGAGCTGCTGGGGGCATCAGCCCGGCCGGACCTCCCAACCCCGacgtcccctctccccacctccccctgctCACCCACGCCCCG GTCACTGTCAGGGGATGCTGCAGCTCCTAAAG GTGAAGAGCTGATCGAGGCCACCAAGAGGAACGACTTCTGTAAG ctccAGGAGCTGCACCGAGCCGGGGGCGACCTCATGCACCGGGACGAACGGAGCCGCACGCTCCTGCACCACGCCGTCAGCACCGGCAGCAAGGACGTGGTCCGCTACCTGCTGGACCACG cccctccagaaATCCTTGACGCCGTGGAGGAAAA CGGGGAGACGTGTCTGCACCAGGCGGCAGCCCTGGGCCAGCGCACCATCTGCCACTACATCGTTGAGGCAGGGGCCTCTCTCATGAAGACAGACCAGCAG ggcgACACTCCCAGGCAGCGGGCTGAGAAGGCTCAGGACACCGAGCTGGCCGCCTACCTGGAGAACCGGCAGCACTACCAGATGATCCAGCGGGAGGACCAGGAGACGGCTGTGTAG
- the DGKZ gene encoding diacylglycerol kinase zeta isoform X5: METFFRRHFQRKVPGPGEGQRRPGGVGLPTGKARRRSPAGQASSSLAQRRRSSGQLQGCLPVCGVGAQGTRRRRSSTAPPSCNPRFLVDEVPTAQPATGGARLLGAPLLLAGLVGMNEEEEGERVQKDMTVAALSATQPGAESPGCPPPQAARALLPVPRCLRRRRTSSHLLPADVVYDCARWGLHGYYSCLSQQRPGGQHPGPMMPARVRPLSRRRQVALRRKSAGPQAWSALLAKAITKSGLQHLAPPPPTPGAPCSEPERQIRSTVDWSESATYGEHIWFETNVSGDFCYVGEQYCVAKMLKSVSRRKCAACKIVVHTPCIAQLEKINFRCKPSFRESGSRNIREPTFVRHHWVHRRRQDGKCRHCGKGFQQKFTFHSKEIVAISCSWCKQAYHSKVSCFMLQQIEEPCSLGVHAAVVIPPTWILRARRPQNTLKASKKKKRASFKRKSSKKGPEEGRWRPFIIRPTPSPLMKPLLVFVNPKSGGNQGAKIIQSFLWYLNPRQVFDLSQGGPKEALEMYRKVHNLRILACGGDGTVGWILSTLDQLRLKPPPPVAILPLGTGNDLARTLNWGGGYTDEPVSKILSHVEEGNVVQLDRWDLRAEPNPEAGPEERDDGATDRLPLDVFNNYFSLGFDAHVTLEFHESREANPEKFNSRFRNKMFYAGTAFSDFLMGSSKDLAKHIRVVCDGTDLTPKIQDLKPQCIVFLNIPRYCAGTMPWGHPGEHHDFEPQRHDDGYLEVIGFTMTSLAALQVGGHGERLTQCREVVLTTSKAIPVQVDGEPCKLAASRIRIALRNQATMVQKAKRRSAAPLHSDQQPVPEQLRIQVSRVSMHDYEALHYDKEQLKEASVPLGTVVVPGDSDLELCRAHIERLQQEPEGAGAGSPTCQKLSPKWCFLDATTASRFYRIDRAQEHLNYVTEIAQDEIYILDPELLGASARPDLPTPTSPLPTSPCSPTPRSLSGDAAAPKGEELIEATKRNDFCKLQELHRAGGDLMHRDERSRTLLHHAVSTGSKDVVRYLLDHAPPEILDAVEENGETCLHQAAALGQRTICHYIVEAGASLMKTDQQGDTPRQRAEKAQDTELAAYLENRQHYQMIQREDQETAV; this comes from the exons ATGGAGACCTTCTTTAGGAGACACTTCCAGCGGaaggtgccaggccctggagaggGGCAGCGGCGGCCCGGTGGTGTGGGGCTGCCCACGGGCAAGGCCCGACGCCGCTCCCCTGCCGGCCAGGCCTCATCCTCCCTGGCACAGCGGCGCCGCTCCAGCGGCCAGCTCCAGGGCTGCCTCCCGGTCTGCggggtgggggcccagggcaCCCGCCGCCGGCGCTCCAGCACCGCACCCCCCTCCTGCAACCCCCGCTTCCTCGTGGACGAGGTGCCCACCGCACAGCCTGCCACTGGTGGGGCCCGGCTTCTGGGCGCACCCCTGCTGTTGGCCGGGCTTGTGGGCatgaatgaggaggaggagggggagagggtcCAGAAGGACATGACAGTTGCGGCATTGAGTGCCACCCAGCCAGGTGCCGAGAGCCCAGGGTGCCCCCCGCCCCAGGCCGCCCGGGCCCTGCTGCCTGTGCCACGGTGCCTGCGCCGGCGCCGCAcctcctcccacctgctcccTGCGGACGTGGTGTACGACTGTGCCCGCTGGGGCCTGCACGGTTACTACAGCTGCCTCAGCCAGCAGCGGCCCGGGGGCCAGCACCCTGGCCCCATGATGCCCGCCCGTGTGCGCCCGCTCTCCCGCAGGCGCCAGGTAGCCCTACGGCGCAAGTCAGCCGGACCCCAGGCCTGGAGCGCCCTGCTTGC GAAAGCCATCACCAAGTCGGGCCTTCAGCACCTGgccccccctcctcccactcccggGGCCCCGTGCAGCGAGCCAGAGCGGCAGATCCGGAGCACTGTGGACTGGAGC GAGTCGGCGACATATGGGGAGCACATCTGGTTCGAGACCAACGTGTCGGGGGACTTCTGCTATGTTGGGGAGCAGTACTGTGTAGCTAAGATGCTG AAATCGGTGTCCCGGAGAAAGTGTGCAGCCTGCAAGATCGTGGTGCACACCCCCTGCATCGCTCAGCTGGAGAAG ATCAACTTCCGCTGTAAGCCGTCCTTCCGTGAGTCGGGCTCCAGGAACATCCGTGAG CCAACCTTTGTGCGGCACCACTGGGTACACAGGCGGCGCCAGGATGGCAAGTGTCGGCACTGTGGGAAG GGCTTCCAGCAGAAGTTCACCTTCCACAGCAAGGAGATTGTGGCCATCAGTTGCTCCTGGTGCAAGCAAGCC TACCACAGCAAGGTATCCTGCTTCATGCTGCAGCAGATTGAGGAGCCGTGCTCCCTGGGGGTACACGCTGCCGTGGTCATCCCACCCACCTGGATCCTCCGGGCCCGCAGGCCCCAG AATACCCTCAAGgcaagcaagaagaaaaagagagcatcCTTCAAGAGGAAATCCAGCAAGAAAGGGCCCGAG GAGGGCCGCTGGAGACCCTTCATCATCAGGCCCACCCCGTCCCCCCTCATGAAGCCCCTGCTGGTGTTTGTGAACCCCAAGAGTGGGGGCAACCAG GGCGCCAAGATCATCCAGTCCTTCCTCTGGTATCTCAATCCCCGCCAAGTCTTTGACCTGAGCCAGGGAGGGCCCAAGGAGGC GCTGGAGATGTACCGCAAGGTGCACAACCTGCGGATCCTGGCGTGCGGGGGCGACGGCACG GTCGGCTGGATCCTCTCCACTCTGGACCAGCTCCGCCTAAAGCCGCCGCCGCCTGTCGCCATCCTGCCTCTGGGCACTGGCAACGACCTGGCCCGCACCCTCAACTGGGGTGGG GGCTACACAGATGAGCCCGTGTCCAAGATCCTCTCCCACGTAGAGGAGGGGAACGTGGTGCAGCTGGACCGCTGGGACCTCCGCGCTGAGCCCAACCCCGAGGCGGGGCCTGAGGAGCGTGACGACGGTGCCACCGACCGG CTGCCCCTGGATGTCTTCAACAACTACTTCAGCCTGGGCTTTGATGCCCACGTCACCCTGGAGTTTCATGAGTCTCGAG AGGCCAACCCAGAGAAATTCAACAGCCGCTTTCGGAACAAGATGTTTTATGCCGGG ACAGCTTTCTCCGACTTCCTGATGGGCAGCTCCAAGGACTTAGCCAAGCACATCCGGGTGGTG tgTGATGGAACTGACCTGACGCCCAAGATCCAGGACCTGAAACCCCAGTGCATCGTTTTCCTCAACATCCCCAG GTACTGCGCGGGCACCATGCCCTGGGGCCACCCTGGGGAGCACCACGACTTCGAGCCCCAGCGGCACGATGATGGCTACCTCGAAGTCATCGGCTTCACCATGACATCCCTG GCAGCGCTGCAGGTTGGTGGGCATGGCGAGCGGCTGACGCAGTGCCGTGAGGTGGTGCTCACCACGTCCAAGGCTATCCCAGTGCAGGTGGACGGCGAGCCCTGCAAGCTCGCGGCCTCCCGCATTCGCATCGCCCTGCGCAACCAGGCCACCATGGTGCAGAAGGCCAAGCGGCGGAGCGCCGCCCCCCTGCACAGCGA TCAGCAGCCGGTGCCGGAGCAGCTGCGGATCCAGGTGAGCAGAGTCAGCATGCACGACTACGAGGCCCTGCATTACGACAAGGAGCAGCTCAAGGAGGCCT CGGTGCCCCTGGGCACTGTGGTGGTCCCAGGAGACAGCGACCTCGAGCTCTGCCGGGCGCACATCGAGAGGCTCCAGCAG GAGCCCGAAGGTGCTGGAGCTGGGTCCCCAACGTGCCAGAAACTTTCCCCCAAGTGGTGCTTCCTCGATG CCACCACTGCCAGCCGCTTCTACAGGATCGACCGGGCCCAG GAACACCTCAACTATGTGACTGAGATCGCACAGGACGAGATTTATATCCTGGACCCAGAGCTGCTGGGGGCATCAGCCCGGCCGGACCTCCCAACCCCGacgtcccctctccccacctccccctgctCACCCACGCCCCG GTCACTGTCAGGGGATGCTGCAGCTCCTAAAG GTGAAGAGCTGATCGAGGCCACCAAGAGGAACGACTTCTGTAAG ctccAGGAGCTGCACCGAGCCGGGGGCGACCTCATGCACCGGGACGAACGGAGCCGCACGCTCCTGCACCACGCCGTCAGCACCGGCAGCAAGGACGTGGTCCGCTACCTGCTGGACCACG cccctccagaaATCCTTGACGCCGTGGAGGAAAA CGGGGAGACGTGTCTGCACCAGGCGGCAGCCCTGGGCCAGCGCACCATCTGCCACTACATCGTTGAGGCAGGGGCCTCTCTCATGAAGACAGACCAGCAG ggcgACACTCCCAGGCAGCGGGCTGAGAAGGCTCAGGACACCGAGCTGGCCGCCTACCTGGAGAACCGGCAGCACTACCAGATGATCCAGCGGGAGGACCAGGAGACGGCTGTGTAG